In one window of Syngnathus scovelli strain Florida chromosome 20, RoL_Ssco_1.2, whole genome shotgun sequence DNA:
- the LOC125990306 gene encoding melanocortin-2 receptor accessory protein 2A-like isoform X1 gives MSSHNRSQSSARRSDYEWQYEYYDEEPVSFEGLKAHRYSIVIGFWVGLAVFVIFMFFVLTLLTKTGAPQQESTDIENLPGPGNGLVNIISQKDDTDDMTVPRPFLEESCPYFNSYISDGEEAKQWQKPKGKPNGPRGTFNGTGSTTRAVTSQEERLDERKTETDFLPHFNIPNFITFEHNSLGEDDLLCESPITPEENI, from the exons ATGAGCTCGCACAACCGGAGCCAAAGCAGCGCGCGGCGCAGTGACTACGAGTGGCAATATGAATACTACGACGAGGAGCCCGTCTCTTTTGAGGGACTCAAAGCACACAGAT ACTCCATTGTAATCGGCTTCTGGGTTGGACTTGCAGTGTTCGTCATTTTCATGTTTTTCGTGCTCACGTTGCTCACAAAGACAGGAGCGCCACAGCAAGA AAGTACAGACATCGAGAACCTGCCGGGTCCAGGCAACGGTCTCGTGAACATCATCAGTCAGAAAGACGACACCGACGACATGACAGTTCCTCGTCCCTTTCTGGAGGAATCCTGCCCCTACTTTAATTCCTACATCAGTGACGGTGAAGAGGCAAAGCAGTGGCAAAAGCCCAAAGGGAAGCCCAACGGACCACGGGGGACCTTCAACGGGACCGGAAGTACCACCCGTGCGGTGACTTCACAGGAGGAGCGCTTAGATGAGCGGAAGACAGAAACGGACTTCTTGCCTCACTTCAACATCCCAAACTTTATCACCTTTGAGCACAACTCGTTGGGAGAAGATGACCTGCTGTGTGAGTCACCCATCACGCCGGAAGAGAACATTTGA
- the LOC125990306 gene encoding melanocortin-2 receptor accessory protein 2A-like isoform X2, whose product MSSHNRSQSSARRSDYEWQYEYYDEEPVSFEGLKAHRYSIVIGFWVGLAVFVIFMFFVLTLLTKTGAPQQDTDIENLPGPGNGLVNIISQKDDTDDMTVPRPFLEESCPYFNSYISDGEEAKQWQKPKGKPNGPRGTFNGTGSTTRAVTSQEERLDERKTETDFLPHFNIPNFITFEHNSLGEDDLLCESPITPEENI is encoded by the exons ATGAGCTCGCACAACCGGAGCCAAAGCAGCGCGCGGCGCAGTGACTACGAGTGGCAATATGAATACTACGACGAGGAGCCCGTCTCTTTTGAGGGACTCAAAGCACACAGAT ACTCCATTGTAATCGGCTTCTGGGTTGGACTTGCAGTGTTCGTCATTTTCATGTTTTTCGTGCTCACGTTGCTCACAAAGACAGGAGCGCCACAGCAAGA TACAGACATCGAGAACCTGCCGGGTCCAGGCAACGGTCTCGTGAACATCATCAGTCAGAAAGACGACACCGACGACATGACAGTTCCTCGTCCCTTTCTGGAGGAATCCTGCCCCTACTTTAATTCCTACATCAGTGACGGTGAAGAGGCAAAGCAGTGGCAAAAGCCCAAAGGGAAGCCCAACGGACCACGGGGGACCTTCAACGGGACCGGAAGTACCACCCGTGCGGTGACTTCACAGGAGGAGCGCTTAGATGAGCGGAAGACAGAAACGGACTTCTTGCCTCACTTCAACATCCCAAACTTTATCACCTTTGAGCACAACTCGTTGGGAGAAGATGACCTGCTGTGTGAGTCACCCATCACGCCGGAAGAGAACATTTGA
- the LOC125990308 gene encoding protein ripply2-like, translated as MNARGGFNLLVPHDNDANRASNMWRPWIRTETTSILMPPPFNPAEAQPKPALFVHPVKLYWPKTKCFDYLYREAEILLRNYPVQATICPCEDSSSSEEDTEENEDDEDDDEEEEEVLIEMPKELN; from the exons ATGAACGCTCGCGGTGGATTTAATCTTTTGGTGCCTCACGACAACGACGCGAACCGAGCGTCCAACATGTGGAGACCGTGGATTAGAACCGAGACAACTTCCATACTTATG CCTCCTCCTTTCAATCCTGCTGAAGCGCAACCCAAACCAGCCCTTTTCGTTCATCCAGTcaa GTTGTACTGGCCCAAAACAAAATGCTTTGATTATCTGTACCGGGAAGCCGAGATACTCCTTCGGAACTACCCGGTCCAAGCCACCATCTGCCCCTGTGAAGACTCTTCCTCCAGTGAAGAAGATACAGAGGAAAAcgaggatgatgaagatgatgatgaagaggaggaagaagtgcTGATAGAGATGCCAAAGGAGCTCAACTAA